The genomic DNA tttttaatcTCATATATCAATTATAATCATACAACTTCAttcgaaaattattgttttaattttatagagTATTTAGTGCCATGTGTCAAGTTAATTGAGATCTTTAAggtgtaaaatatttgaaatctatGCCTCGTGCGGCAAGTTTCTCGTTAATCCAATTGCGCAGGTATGGCACATTGGCGTAGACTCCTGGAACATTTTCTTCACCACAACCAATACCCCAAGCCACGATACCAGCTTGATAGTAGCGATTAGGATTATTTGGATCTGGGCATACCAACGGTGAACCACCATCGCCTTTGCAAGTATCCTTGTCACGTTCGCCACCGGCACACATGAAACTTTTATCCAAATTGAAGAATTTACCCAGACGTGTTTTACGTAGATATGCTTGACAGGTATCATGTGGCACTGCAGGCAAATCGATCTTCTTTAAAATCAGCTGGTATGTGCCATCTTTACCGAACTTGTCTTTGCCCCAACCGGTGGCATAGCAACGTGAATGGTCGAAATTGGCACCCGGTTCAGGCAAGCAGATGGGCCGTACATTTCCCTCCCAAGTAAAGGGTGTTGCTAAAATGAGCAGCGCTACATCATTGTAAAGTGCGCCTTTGTTGTAGTTCTCATGACGAATGATCTCACTGACACGCGCGTCCTGATGTGGTAACACCTCCTGTCTGGTTTGTGTGTCCCACTCACCTGCACGTGCTACCAATAAGTGTGGCAGAACATTTTGCACACAATGCGTAGCGGTCAAGACGACATTTGGCGCAATTACGGCACCACCGCATTCGTAAACATTTAAGGTCTCGCCACCGATTACCTCGTCACGCAAAATTGCGACCATCCAAGGGAATTCACCAAACTGTGACTCGCCTTCTTTGTCGCCAGTAATTCTAAAGCCGACACCGCTTGGATTACGATAACCACAACCCTCGTGAGTCTCATCGGGTTTGATAGGCACACTCGGTTCCGTTAACTGAAATAGAGGCAAATGTTCATGAAGAaatctttcaaaaaaattaaaaatagtcaaCAATTAGTTCATACCCTATCGCCTGTATTACAGCAAACTTCCAAATAAGTACAGACTTCATCACTATCGAAACGGATATCGATTAGGGTTTGGCCATCACTTATAACTGAGCCATTTTCACCACATAAGAAACGCGCAACGCACTCTTTATTCACGCCACAAGATTTTCCGCTTCCTGGATCGGATGGTTGTGCTGGATTAGGTTGAGGCTTTGGTTGGAGAACGGTGGTTTTTGTGGGTTGCGGCTGGAAGGGGCTTTGCTCTGTTGTgaagattttatttaacaaatcatCAATATTTGGTGCCGATTGCGTGTGAGTTGTGCTAATCCAGAGGACTAGAAAGCACACGGTTAGAACCGTCAATTTATAAGGCATTTTGTACTAATGTCTGAAAGTATTAGTCAGAAAGGAAAAGAAGTTGACAATTTTTTAGTGTCGACGATTTCATCGAAAATTACTCGAAACTATCGAAATGAATCTTCTTAATTAAGAACCgttataacatataattttatattatatataattataattaaccCAGCCTGGAAACCCGACATAATATCATATTTGCTAGCACGATTACTATGGGTTGTGTTTTCCAATGAGAAGTAAAGTATGatctcgaaaaaaaaattagattttgctGTGTATTTTTTCGAAACATTTGCTTCGAGCAAGATAGTtctatattaaatgtttttcatacaaagattCAATGGAAGTTCTAATATGTCCTCAACTTAAACTTACTTAGGTGGTTCGGGATCTGACGCTCCTTGAGTGATCGAAACGTTGTCAAAGTAACTCTGTATATCTCGACAAGATATAGTGCTTGACTATTAGAAGACTCagtaattactaaaaaatatgaatgaaatattttgctgaattttataaaccttttgcatgtccatttttattttcgacGCAAAATTTACCTTCTGCTCTTTTCACAAatcttcattaatttttaaagagaaaatttcTTATGACCTTGCCAAGATTAAAGAAAGTGCAAGATATCTTTTAAAACATCTAAAGGGGCGAGCCATGTAAAAATGACGTTTAGATGAAAAAATTCTTATTCGCACAATTTTAATCTGACATTATCGGCTTTTATAAATTTGTGGTAAATCAtatgaagttaaaaaaaaatgttgaaccaGTTTGGTCAACGTCCGTTGGAGATATAGCCAACCGGAAGTAGTACTTTTGAAAAGTAGTTGAcacaatttctcgatttttaATAATCTGAAACATacgaaacatattttattttgaagtacACATGATTGGCTATCGCACGAACTCCAActgtaaaaaaaatctatataccatatataattacGCTAAAAAAAGTTTGTGATCACTTTTTGACTGTGTTGGATAAAATTTGTACCGTTAGAAAAAAGAAGACGTGCAGAAGTGCACAATGTTTTATTGCATGTACATTAACGGGATCACAGGTAAAAATTCGTTGGCGCAAATTTAGtgactacaacaactacaagcgcGTTTTCATTGGTCGATGTTATTTCTCCTTTGCGCGTTACACTTAACACAGTCGTATACAGAATTACATTTCGTCGCTGTTCTGATTGGATTTGTGGTTGCGATTTTTTTAAACGTTTAATTGCATTTGAAGTTTGTGTGTTGCAACACTGAATTctgttacaattacatttttaactccaattgtttgtgaaaaacaaaaacagattgTGGtggaaataacctttgatatcagttgttttattttggtgagttagaaatttttagattaaattCAAGTGCATTTTGTGatggttaattttttgaaaatttttttccaaggtCAATTTTATGTAGTTGGTTGAAtcaacaatatcaacaacaacaaggaaaTAGGAAGTAATTGACTTTTTTTCCGTTTTCTTTGCATGCGGTTGGTTTGTTGCAACTTTTAACGAAAATGGAATTGATAACGTTCATTTTATATTCGTGAGTTAGAAACTTTTAGGTAAATTTCAAGTGCATTGTTTGATAgttaaatttattaccattttaTTCCAAATTCCGAACATAATTTGTTCGTTGGTAGGCGATATTTATTGCTTATCTATCAGtcattaattcaattaattatttttgtttttggaagtGTAGTGTCGTtgatgcacacacatacatctattTCATCATGCCTTTCCGAAAatcacattttgttcaaattcttcaatacaatgtaaataatattaacactattaataaattttatttgttattggtcGAATTGCGACAACAGGCGACCCTAGTGTAAataattgtgaaaatattttgtcgaACCTGTTATTTTATCAAGGACGTTTACGACGGAAATACAGGCCGAATATTGGGTGCAGCAATGTATAAGTTGAGTCCAAGCTCGTTTCTTCTATAACGCAATCATGCCTATAACTCTTTAGATAGTTGTAAGAAGTTTCTATCTTTCTCAAAAATACACTAGATGGTGTTTCTATAATTTTCCAAACTTACTCAACTGGCACCGTTGGCATACGTTATGCATCTGTACGTCTGtggcatatacttacatataatactatatatacatatatatgtatgtatttctgatTTAATTTAGGTCAATTCAAtatcataatatataaatgtttaaggGTGCCTGCAGAGTGAACGATGAAAACCGATCCGAGCGTAAAGCTGATTTCGATCAGATCTGACCGTCTTTAGGTATCGCGGAATGAAAGCGAGATTCAGCGCTGATTTCCGCTCGTACATTGCTATTATACTCGCACAAgtgtacttttatttttaaatttagaaaatttatttgcgCCATGCAAGTAAAAAGAGAAGATATAGACAGATCAGATAAAGGATATTTTGCATCCACCTCTGtgctataaaacaaaaaaggtaTGGAAAGCATCCATACATATTAAACGAAGTGATTTTGGCAAATTTCACCATTTGTATAAAGATTGAAGACGTtatctgcaatttttttttatataatatattcgtaaTTTCAGCGCTTCAAAACTGTTTTCTCTTATTGCTCAGCAATGTACGCGTATAGTTTCGAATTGAAAATTGCGTCCACTCTGCAGACACCCTAAGATTAATCTAAACTGATTAGCAGGTTTGAGCGTTTAAAAACAATATGCTTATTATCGCTTATAACATAAGTACTTATGTCTACTCTAAGAGGTGAATATTACTATCAGACTCCTCAAAATTGACTTACAACCTATTATTTCCATCATATTCGTCTGTATGTAAATAATACCGTTATTTCTATTgcagaaattttgtttttacaagtAGGGAAAAAATACTCTCAACCTCAATATACGAGCATATAGATTATTattctaaatacatacataagtattatatGTACTGTATTTGTGATTTGTAAAATACGTA from Bactrocera oleae isolate idBacOlea1 chromosome 3, idBacOlea1, whole genome shotgun sequence includes the following:
- the LOC106616474 gene encoding transmembrane protease serine 9; translation: MPKGLTRGRVSLTKVMFMQLTIIIVCLLGHFFNPVRTQGIPDIDVLLGRIFDDNSTDLMPEPRVNTQDKICGFGMECVPRSLCNENGTVNNYGIHMINLRIDGPCAYLESCCDVSNKLQEPKPLDVPQINACGYRNFNGISFKISGAKNNEAEFAEFPWMVAIYTNVGNQKLFKCGGSVIAPKVVLTAAHCLWDKQTASLMVRAGEWDLETTLEPLLHQDARVAEIITHEDFNRNTIFNDIALLILETPFTLAPNVQPICLPEAGTIFDNKRCFAAGWGQNKFGKNGTYQHILKKIELPVVPRAKCQAQLRTTRLSRFFQLDNSFMCAGGELGKDTCKGDGGSPLSCPDPNNPERYLQAGVVSWGIECGVENIPGVYANVVHLRDWIIGKLVTKGIDTKFFTPYKMPYKLTVLTVCFLVLWISTTHTQSAPNIDDLLNKIFTTEQSPFQPQPTKTTVLQPKPQPNPAQPSDPGSGKSCGVNKECVARFLCGENGSVISDGQTLIDIRFDSDEVCTYLEVCCNTGDRLTEPSVPIKPDETHEGCGYRNPSGVGFRITGDKEGESQFGEFPWMVAILRDEVIGGETLNVYECGGAVIAPNVVLTATHCVQNVLPHLLVARAGEWDTQTRQEVLPHQDARVSEIIRHENYNKGALYNDVALLILATPFTWEGNVRPICLPEPGANFDHSRCYATGWGKDKFGKDGTYQLILKKIDLPAVPHDTCQAYLRKTRLGKFFNLDKSFMCAGGERDKDTCKGDGGSPLVCPDPNNPNRYYQAGIVAWGIGCGEENVPGVYANVPYLRNWINEKLAARGIDFKYFTP